A portion of the Chondrinema litorale genome contains these proteins:
- a CDS encoding pyridoxal phosphate-dependent aminotransferase, which translates to MSSSINRRNWLKSGMLLSAGLAAGNWTEVLAESRRTKKIPQMLPSGLLEHEAPDIPPMKARLLANENPFGPSDKAKQAIKDAIDTSFRYGWEGKREFVNLIAEKEGVTPDHILLGAGSTELLNAASWYFALETEGKIISGDLTYDSLIRTAAVHGAGCDRVPLTSDFKLDLKGMADGVHNGTSMVYICNPNNPTGTTVDSKELEDFCMRVSKKTPIFIDEAYIDFTDNPEEKSMIKCIRKGYDIMVARTFSKLHAFAGLRIGYLVALPATITKIKEYASGGGTISAPSSAAAVASYQDTDYHKYAYDMNNKSKGYLYKTLEGMGMEYIPSETSFVLFPIAVDAQAFRKQMFEKGVGIQTRNYKDQDYCRVSIGTMDEMKVFTKALKEIVA; encoded by the coding sequence ATGTCATCATCAATTAACAGAAGAAATTGGCTGAAATCTGGTATGTTACTTTCAGCAGGTTTAGCAGCAGGCAATTGGACAGAAGTACTTGCCGAGTCTCGCAGAACCAAAAAAATTCCTCAAATGCTACCAAGTGGATTATTAGAGCATGAAGCTCCAGATATTCCACCAATGAAGGCTAGGTTATTAGCTAATGAAAACCCATTTGGCCCATCAGATAAAGCTAAGCAAGCAATTAAAGATGCAATTGATACCAGCTTTAGATATGGATGGGAAGGTAAAAGAGAGTTTGTTAACCTAATTGCTGAAAAAGAAGGTGTAACTCCAGATCATATCTTATTAGGAGCTGGCTCTACTGAATTATTAAATGCAGCATCTTGGTATTTTGCTTTAGAAACTGAAGGCAAAATTATTTCTGGAGATTTAACCTACGATTCATTAATAAGAACAGCAGCTGTACATGGTGCTGGTTGCGATAGAGTTCCTCTTACCTCTGATTTTAAATTGGACTTGAAAGGAATGGCTGATGGTGTTCATAATGGAACAAGTATGGTTTACATTTGTAACCCTAACAACCCAACAGGAACCACTGTAGATAGCAAAGAGCTGGAAGACTTCTGCATGAGAGTTTCTAAAAAGACTCCTATTTTTATAGACGAAGCTTATATAGATTTTACTGATAATCCAGAAGAAAAATCTATGATTAAATGTATCAGAAAAGGTTATGATATTATGGTGGCTAGAACCTTCTCAAAGCTTCATGCTTTTGCAGGTTTGAGAATCGGATATTTAGTTGCACTTCCAGCTACAATTACTAAAATAAAAGAATATGCTTCAGGTGGGGGTACTATCTCTGCTCCATCAAGTGCTGCTGCAGTAGCTAGTTACCAAGATACAGATTATCATAAGTATGCCTATGATATGAACAATAAATCTAAAGGTTATTTATACAAAACACTTGAAGGTATGGGTATGGAGTACATTCCATCTGAAACAAGTTTTGTGTTATTTCCTATAGCTGTAGATGCGCAAGCTTTTAGAAAACAAATGTTTGAAAAAGGTGTAGGAATACAGACAAGGAATTATAAAGATCAGGATTATTGCCGAGTGAGTATTGGTACAATGGATGAGATGAAAGTCTTTACAAAAGCATTGAAAGAAATTGTAGCTTAA
- a CDS encoding L-type lectin-domain containing protein, whose product MYRYLTLLLSLFVFSQVANAQFELIGDAEYMSGNCIRLTPDYQYREGIAYYQTKLDLSNYFEITFDIFFGANDEGADGITFVIHNDPRGYEAYGTWGECMGYGRWSPSAYWANSITPSIAVEFDTYQNPQQNDPWYDHIAYLENGISFHESHWNNNEDDFNIEDNFLHDFRFSWNPETQTIKVTLDGKVVHTGQRDLINDIFEGNTQVIWGFTASTGRKSNLQYFCLRTLAQQHENAPENIISSIIKNAKAE is encoded by the coding sequence ATGTACCGCTATCTCACACTCCTTCTTTCTTTATTTGTTTTTTCTCAAGTAGCAAATGCGCAATTTGAATTAATTGGTGATGCTGAATATATGTCTGGAAATTGTATTAGGTTAACTCCTGATTATCAGTATAGAGAAGGTATTGCATACTATCAAACAAAATTAGATTTAAGCAATTACTTTGAGATTACCTTTGATATATTTTTTGGAGCTAATGACGAAGGTGCAGATGGAATTACTTTTGTAATTCATAATGACCCTAGAGGATATGAAGCATATGGTACTTGGGGAGAATGTATGGGATATGGCAGATGGAGCCCTTCTGCTTATTGGGCAAATTCAATTACTCCATCAATTGCTGTCGAGTTTGACACTTATCAAAACCCACAACAAAATGACCCATGGTATGATCATATAGCATATCTTGAAAATGGAATTAGCTTTCATGAATCTCATTGGAATAATAATGAAGATGACTTTAATATTGAGGATAACTTTCTCCATGATTTTAGGTTTAGCTGGAATCCAGAAACCCAAACCATTAAAGTAACTTTAGACGGCAAAGTTGTCCATACTGGGCAAAGAGATTTAATTAACGACATTTTTGAAGGCAACACACAAGTTATTTGGGGGTTTACTGCTTCAACTGGCAGAAAATCTAATCTTCAATACTTCTGCTTGAGAACTCTTGCCCAACAGCATGAAAACGCACCAGAAAATATAATTAGTTCGATCATAAAAAATGCAAAAGCAGAATAA
- a CDS encoding sensor histidine kinase: MFFCYLILDSKWQVTPVLTLLTVLFSIVELIRFHEMQLQYLEKYLVAIKHNDISGNYMPKLTGKYHNRIRETTQSIHEELRKLRSENQSEKHFSDYIVNKLPGALMCYNDAREIIVLNEAFKAMFGVSYLSVVDQLDKFIPGFTNAINELQTKGKTLFSFTKEGKPWQVLMYYSVFVKDGKKIYVITLQDIQSEMIAAEVASWQKLIRVMAHEIINTVTPIVSLASVMHDKSLSKLKQVVKDEKQFVFGNLEKGLFTITQRGKGLIHFVDNYRKFSKTVSLDYRGFSIYNLFERTITLFRHNTENEDIRFVVKEIHKDLSIYADVELIEQVLINLTVNAIAACRTKSNPEIIFVATKNQVGAVVIRVVDNGVGIPLEIQDQIFTPFFTTKENGSGIGLSFSRQIMNFHGGSIDVYSEPEKGSSVTLEFPVKK, encoded by the coding sequence ATGTTTTTTTGTTACCTTATTTTAGATTCCAAATGGCAAGTTACACCAGTACTTACATTGTTAACAGTCTTGTTTTCAATAGTAGAGTTAATCCGATTTCATGAGATGCAACTTCAATATCTAGAAAAATATTTAGTGGCTATTAAGCATAATGATATTTCAGGAAACTATATGCCTAAATTAACTGGTAAGTATCACAATAGAATTCGAGAAACAACTCAAAGCATTCATGAAGAATTAAGAAAATTGAGAAGTGAGAATCAAAGTGAGAAGCATTTTTCAGATTACATTGTAAATAAATTACCCGGAGCATTGATGTGCTATAATGATGCAAGGGAAATTATTGTACTTAATGAAGCATTTAAAGCAATGTTTGGTGTTTCGTACCTTTCTGTTGTAGATCAATTAGATAAGTTTATTCCAGGATTTACTAATGCTATAAATGAATTACAAACGAAAGGGAAGACTCTGTTTTCTTTTACTAAAGAAGGTAAACCGTGGCAAGTTTTAATGTATTATTCTGTATTTGTAAAAGATGGGAAGAAAATTTATGTAATTACATTACAAGATATTCAAAGTGAGATGATTGCAGCTGAAGTTGCCAGTTGGCAGAAACTTATTAGAGTTATGGCTCACGAAATTATTAATACAGTCACCCCAATTGTATCCCTTGCATCTGTAATGCATGATAAATCTCTATCAAAACTGAAGCAAGTTGTTAAGGACGAAAAACAATTTGTATTTGGTAATCTGGAGAAGGGGCTTTTTACAATTACTCAAAGAGGCAAAGGGCTTATTCACTTTGTAGATAATTATAGAAAGTTTTCTAAAACTGTTTCTTTAGACTATAGAGGATTCAGTATTTATAACTTGTTTGAAAGGACTATTACCTTATTTAGGCACAATACTGAAAATGAAGACATTCGTTTTGTTGTGAAGGAAATACATAAAGATTTAAGCATTTACGCTGATGTTGAGTTAATAGAACAAGTACTAATAAATTTAACTGTAAATGCGATTGCAGCATGTAGAACCAAAAGCAATCCAGAGATAATATTTGTAGCAACAAAAAATCAAGTTGGTGCAGTTGTAATTAGAGTTGTAGATAATGGTGTTGGAATACCTTTAGAGATTCAAGACCAAATTTTCACTCCCTTTTTTACCACTAAAGAAAACGGATCGGGAATAGGATTAAGTTTTAGCAGACAAATAATGAATTTTCACGGTGGAAGTATAGATGTATATTCTGAGCCAGAAAAAGGTAGTTCTGTAACTTTAGAATTTCCAGTAAAAAAATAA
- a CDS encoding M28 family peptidase has translation MKRYFVLSSLILAFLATSCGETSNVSNTKTETETKIALEPAPEFNADSAYYFLEKQLEFGPRVPNTQAHKETGAYLINQFENIGATVTVQEFESEAFDGTVLQGKNIVASFNESAKKRILLASHWDTRPFADHDTDKKEQPIMGANDGASGVAVLLEVARVLSQSGKDLPVGVDIILFDLEDYGSPEDGQKYCLGSQYWSENKHKANYQAFYGILLDMVGGKNTTFVYEDISNKYASSILKKVWSIAHELNYQDLFLKKKVKHNIIDDHYYVNVKGHIPMIDIIGYNPVNDNYFIDTWHTHQDVLENIDKEHLKAVGQTLIQTIFNEVPKS, from the coding sequence ATGAAAAGATATTTTGTTTTAAGCAGCTTGATACTCGCTTTTTTAGCAACTAGTTGCGGTGAAACCTCAAATGTAAGTAATACTAAAACTGAGACTGAAACTAAAATAGCTTTAGAGCCAGCACCAGAATTTAATGCAGATAGCGCTTATTATTTTCTTGAGAAACAACTAGAGTTTGGCCCAAGAGTACCCAATACACAAGCTCATAAAGAAACTGGTGCTTATCTTATTAATCAATTTGAAAATATTGGAGCTACTGTAACAGTACAAGAATTTGAGTCAGAAGCTTTTGATGGCACAGTGCTGCAAGGTAAAAATATTGTAGCCTCATTTAATGAAAGTGCAAAAAAAAGAATTCTACTCGCATCTCACTGGGATACTCGCCCTTTTGCCGATCACGATACAGATAAAAAAGAACAGCCTATCATGGGAGCAAACGATGGCGCAAGTGGTGTAGCTGTTTTACTTGAAGTAGCTCGTGTTCTTTCTCAATCTGGTAAAGATTTACCTGTAGGTGTTGATATTATTTTATTCGATTTAGAAGATTATGGTTCTCCAGAAGACGGCCAAAAATATTGTTTAGGTTCGCAGTATTGGTCTGAAAATAAGCATAAAGCTAATTACCAAGCTTTCTATGGTATTTTGCTTGATATGGTTGGAGGTAAAAACACCACTTTTGTTTATGAAGATATTTCTAATAAGTACGCAAGCAGTATTCTTAAAAAAGTTTGGTCTATTGCCCATGAACTTAACTATCAAGATCTTTTCTTAAAAAAGAAAGTTAAGCACAACATTATTGACGACCACTATTATGTAAATGTAAAGGGTCATATCCCTATGATTGACATAATCGGATATAACCCTGTAAATGATAATTATTTTATAGATACTTGGCACACACACCAAGATGTTTTGGAAAATATAGACAAGGAACATCTAAAAGCTGTAGGACAAACACTCATTCAAACAATATTTAATGAGGTACCCAAAAGCTAA
- a CDS encoding AsmA family protein — protein sequence MKKALLIIVGVIVLLIGGIEIALTFYKDDIKAIVDEQIAANVNADVYYDFDQLSLSIIRDFPSLSVKLGDFGVIGKAPFAGDTLTHIDELSVSVNIMSVISGDEIKVDGLYITEPRLLIKVLEDGKANYDIAVASTEEAPVEETEESSDIKISVDKWEIKDGFVVYDDKSLATYVEIEGLNHEGSGDFTLEVFDILSATSAKAMTVEYEGIKYFNKTKLDADVNLNMDISSVYTFKFLENSVKLNDFVIGFDGWFKMPDDSYEMDITFETKESEFKSLLSLVPPDFLEGYENLETSGNISFNGFVKGTYNEEVMPGFKMDLKVDNGMFKYPDLPTAVSNIMVDMTVDNEDAILDNMIIDIRKMHLDFGKNPINGRVRVAGLTDYDVDADVNASLNLQELSTMFPMDGLTMKGLFDLKVVSKGIYSETKGTIPTTDAKMTLSNGMVSYAEYPVPMENITVNAEVINNNGVLNDTKVNVDQFDMLVGGEPFHADGHIYNLDDATYDFTMKGGLDFALIDKIYPLEDMKLTGKMYADIQTKGKMSVIEAEKYDQLPTSGTASLENLTFTSVDLPQGITISEAKASFSPKEMTLQKYEGTVGKSDISLSGNITNYIAYALSENAVLKGNMSMYSKKFDTNEWMTEEEEATTVDTVATTEEEIVAIPKDIDFKFNAKLDEVLYDNLSMTNMVGSITMKDGIMNMKDLKFNLLGGTFATNGSYDTSNPSDPKFSFDLDIKKLSFKKSYANFNSFQAMAPLAQNINGDFSTLFKINGKLGKDMLPILESLSGAGAVSIKDAALEGVKALSKISSLTNISELNNPALKDINFDASITDGKLNIKPFDFKLAGIPASLEGTTTLSGQINYNMKMDVPAEKLGSSFSSKYASLTGNSTLKLPFAITGTYDDPKVGMGDGETSLTEQVADQAKEQLKEEGKQVTDSAKVVLKKEAENLLTNLKDTSKNNKEEVKESVDEVKDAAKDALEKINPFGKKKKKDNDSNE from the coding sequence ATGAAAAAAGCCCTTTTAATTATTGTAGGTGTTATAGTATTACTTATAGGTGGTATTGAAATAGCACTTACATTTTATAAAGACGATATAAAAGCCATTGTTGATGAGCAAATTGCCGCAAATGTAAATGCTGATGTTTATTACGATTTCGATCAACTCAGTTTAAGTATTATAAGAGATTTCCCTAGCCTGTCTGTAAAACTTGGTGATTTTGGAGTAATTGGTAAAGCACCATTTGCTGGTGACACACTTACACATATCGACGAGCTTTCTGTATCAGTAAATATTATGAGCGTAATTTCTGGTGATGAAATTAAAGTAGATGGACTTTACATTACTGAACCCAGATTATTAATTAAAGTATTAGAAGATGGTAAAGCAAACTACGATATCGCTGTAGCAAGCACCGAAGAAGCACCTGTTGAGGAGACTGAAGAATCTTCTGATATAAAAATAAGTGTTGATAAGTGGGAAATAAAAGACGGATTTGTAGTATATGATGATAAAAGCCTTGCCACTTATGTTGAAATTGAAGGATTAAACCACGAAGGTAGCGGAGATTTTACACTAGAAGTATTCGATATACTTTCTGCTACTTCTGCAAAAGCCATGACAGTTGAGTATGAAGGCATTAAGTATTTTAATAAAACAAAACTTGATGCTGATGTAAATCTTAATATGGATATCTCTTCAGTTTACACATTCAAGTTTTTGGAAAACAGTGTAAAACTAAACGATTTCGTAATAGGTTTTGATGGCTGGTTTAAAATGCCAGATGATAGTTACGAAATGGATATTACATTCGAAACAAAAGAAAGTGAGTTTAAATCACTCCTATCGCTTGTTCCTCCAGATTTTTTAGAAGGATATGAAAACCTTGAAACCTCAGGTAATATTTCTTTTAATGGCTTTGTTAAAGGCACTTACAATGAAGAGGTAATGCCAGGTTTCAAAATGGATTTAAAGGTAGACAATGGTATGTTTAAATACCCTGACCTACCAACTGCGGTAAGCAATATTATGGTTGATATGACTGTGGACAATGAAGATGCAATTCTAGATAATATGATTATCGATATAAGAAAAATGCATCTAGATTTTGGCAAAAACCCTATAAATGGAAGAGTAAGAGTAGCTGGTCTTACAGATTACGATGTAGATGCTGATGTAAATGCCTCGCTTAATCTTCAAGAGCTTTCTACTATGTTTCCAATGGATGGCTTGACTATGAAAGGCCTTTTTGATTTAAAAGTAGTTTCAAAAGGAATTTACTCAGAAACAAAAGGTACTATTCCAACTACAGATGCTAAAATGACACTTTCTAATGGAATGGTTTCTTATGCAGAATACCCAGTTCCAATGGAAAATATCACCGTTAATGCTGAAGTTATCAACAACAATGGTGTTTTAAATGACACCAAAGTTAATGTAGACCAATTTGATATGCTTGTTGGTGGAGAACCTTTCCATGCAGATGGTCACATTTACAATCTTGACGATGCTACCTATGATTTTACAATGAAGGGAGGGCTAGATTTTGCCTTGATCGATAAAATCTATCCTTTAGAAGATATGAAATTAACCGGTAAAATGTATGCCGATATTCAAACTAAAGGTAAGATGTCTGTGATTGAAGCTGAAAAATACGATCAGTTACCGACTAGTGGTACTGCCAGTCTTGAGAACCTTACTTTTACTAGCGTAGACTTACCACAAGGTATAACTATTAGCGAGGCCAAAGCATCATTCTCACCAAAAGAGATGACACTCCAAAAATACGAAGGAACAGTTGGTAAAAGTGATATCAGTCTAAGTGGAAACATTACAAACTACATTGCATATGCACTTAGTGAAAACGCAGTATTGAAAGGAAATATGAGCATGTACTCTAAGAAGTTTGATACAAATGAGTGGATGACAGAGGAAGAAGAAGCTACTACTGTAGACACTGTTGCTACTACTGAAGAAGAAATTGTTGCCATTCCGAAAGATATTGATTTTAAGTTCAATGCCAAGTTAGATGAAGTACTTTACGACAACCTCAGTATGACAAACATGGTTGGTAGTATTACAATGAAAGATGGCATTATGAACATGAAAGACCTCAAGTTTAACTTACTTGGAGGTACTTTCGCAACCAATGGTAGTTACGATACTTCTAACCCGTCAGATCCTAAGTTTAGCTTTGATCTGGACATCAAAAAATTATCTTTCAAAAAGTCTTATGCTAATTTTAACTCGTTCCAAGCAATGGCTCCATTGGCACAAAATATTAATGGCGATTTTTCAACGCTATTTAAGATCAATGGTAAGCTTGGAAAAGACATGTTACCAATTCTAGAAAGTTTATCTGGTGCGGGAGCAGTTAGTATAAAAGATGCTGCTTTAGAAGGTGTAAAAGCCCTTAGCAAAATTAGTAGTCTTACAAATATTTCAGAGTTAAATAACCCAGCCTTAAAGGATATTAATTTTGACGCGAGCATTACAGATGGCAAATTGAATATAAAGCCATTTGATTTTAAACTTGCAGGTATTCCAGCATCATTAGAGGGAACCACTACTTTGAGCGGACAGATAAACTACAACATGAAAATGGATGTACCAGCTGAAAAATTAGGATCTTCTTTTAGCTCAAAATATGCTTCGCTAACAGGTAATAGCACATTAAAACTTCCTTTTGCAATTACAGGAACTTACGATGACCCTAAGGTAGGAATGGGTGATGGAGAAACAAGTCTTACTGAACAAGTTGCTGATCAGGCTAAAGAACAATTAAAAGAAGAAGGCAAACAAGTTACAGATTCTGCTAAAGTTGTTCTTAAAAAAGAAGCTGAAAACTTACTTACCAATTTAAAAGATACTTCTAAAAATAATAAGGAAGAAGTTAAGGAGAGTGTAGATGAGGTGAAGGATGCAGCAAAAGACGCATTAGAAAAGATTAATCCATTTGGTAAGAAAAAGAAAAAAGACAACGATTCTAATGAATAA
- a CDS encoding tetratricopeptide repeat protein, producing the protein MRSLIYYSIIIFTLPFVTNLSFTNNKKVDRLATSTQRESDTLQIFLLNEMAEELFEDKESSLDNSLVFADSALKLSEAIGYQQGILRSALNIGKIKRLQREFKEGLNYYLKALNAADVIDEPKVYVNTYVQTASFYQEWEVIDKTLSYYDQALSITKKNNFQSEEESIIRYLAVLHQLLQNYDRSEKYYNELIELYTKRNDEEGKVSILEKLITLYMTSGKFNNALAASNRVYLIKQQQNDTSGIGLYLNKIGILHQKLKQYDAALNYFEQCVTLYKEVGKSPTEYAPILMSIGVVHQSKQEFTKAIENYEEVLSIRKAEDNKKEIANTLNYLVTIYMGLKDYDKSKYYCLQAIDVATEINDLESLEKNYLRLSTIYENSGSSKKALAAYKEYLKYKEDFYAEEKQRVEELTHKQLEAEKAEKDLKLLMADQQLKNLELSNLKVESEKKEQELAMLTQQKKLQESQLQAEQLEKDRVQQALKIAQQKLDAEQRDKAITDLKQAQELKDLALKQKELEEQEKMNTIALLENEKKLQNQKIQEEAKIKQYGIWMIGLCILVLIIISISFLMKQKANKKLKLQQMEIMEKNEELQAQEEEIRQNMEELQATQEDLHRSKSELENAYVELETKNDHLTDSIKYAKRIQTAILPPETDLKTVFPEHFVIYIPKDMVSGDFYWFSQQGNKSIIATVDCTGHGVPGAFMSMIGNAHLNQIVNEQKITDPAKILESMHYQVTESLNQKDSRNVDGMDLGIACIEKWEDGVVSLKYSGAKCPLFHYRNGEVKKLNPDRKSIGGWYEGVTNTFTNQVMHLEKGDIIYLTTDGFIDAANSKRRRFGSKRLKELIKTNGHKPTYEQKLVFENTLQDHQQNSDQRDDITFIALKI; encoded by the coding sequence ATGAGAAGCCTCATTTACTACTCTATTATCATCTTTACGCTACCATTTGTAACTAACCTTTCCTTTACTAATAATAAAAAAGTAGACAGGTTAGCTACTTCGACTCAACGCGAATCAGATACTCTGCAGATTTTTCTATTAAATGAAATGGCAGAAGAACTTTTTGAAGACAAAGAAAGCTCACTTGATAATTCTTTAGTCTTTGCTGATTCAGCCCTAAAGCTTTCAGAAGCTATCGGCTATCAACAAGGTATTTTACGATCTGCACTTAATATTGGTAAAATTAAACGCTTACAAAGAGAATTTAAGGAGGGATTAAATTACTACTTAAAAGCTCTTAATGCGGCTGATGTAATTGATGAACCTAAAGTTTATGTAAATACTTATGTTCAAACAGCTAGCTTTTATCAAGAATGGGAGGTTATTGATAAAACCCTCTCCTATTATGATCAAGCTCTATCTATTACGAAGAAAAATAATTTTCAAAGTGAAGAAGAATCAATAATTAGATACTTAGCTGTATTACATCAACTTTTACAAAATTATGATAGGTCTGAAAAGTATTACAATGAACTGATAGAATTATATACCAAAAGAAATGATGAAGAAGGAAAAGTAAGCATCTTAGAAAAGCTTATTACTCTTTATATGACATCAGGTAAATTCAATAATGCATTAGCAGCTAGTAACCGAGTTTATCTTATCAAGCAACAACAAAATGATACTTCTGGTATAGGGCTTTATTTAAATAAAATTGGTATCCTACACCAAAAATTAAAGCAATATGATGCTGCTTTAAACTATTTCGAACAATGTGTGACTTTATATAAAGAAGTTGGAAAGAGCCCTACTGAGTATGCACCTATTTTAATGAGTATTGGAGTTGTTCATCAGTCTAAGCAAGAGTTTACTAAAGCAATTGAAAATTATGAAGAGGTTCTTTCTATTAGAAAAGCTGAAGACAACAAAAAAGAGATTGCAAATACTCTTAATTATCTTGTGACGATATATATGGGCTTAAAAGACTATGATAAGAGTAAGTACTATTGTTTACAAGCTATTGATGTAGCAACAGAAATTAATGACCTTGAAAGCTTAGAGAAAAATTATTTACGCCTATCTACTATATACGAAAACTCTGGTAGTTCTAAAAAGGCACTTGCTGCATATAAAGAGTATTTAAAATATAAGGAAGATTTCTACGCAGAAGAAAAACAACGAGTAGAGGAGTTGACTCATAAACAACTAGAAGCAGAGAAGGCAGAAAAAGACTTAAAACTATTGATGGCTGATCAACAATTAAAAAATTTAGAGCTTTCTAATTTAAAAGTAGAATCCGAGAAGAAAGAACAAGAACTTGCAATGCTTACCCAGCAAAAGAAGTTACAAGAATCTCAACTTCAAGCTGAACAACTGGAAAAAGATAGAGTACAACAAGCATTAAAAATTGCACAACAGAAACTTGACGCTGAACAAAGAGATAAAGCAATAACCGATTTAAAACAAGCCCAAGAATTAAAAGATTTAGCTCTTAAACAAAAAGAACTAGAGGAACAGGAAAAGATGAATACCATTGCTTTACTTGAAAACGAAAAGAAATTACAAAATCAGAAAATTCAAGAAGAAGCAAAGATTAAACAATATGGTATTTGGATGATAGGTCTATGTATTCTAGTTTTAATCATAATTTCAATCTCGTTTTTGATGAAACAAAAAGCTAATAAAAAGCTTAAGTTACAACAAATGGAAATTATGGAGAAGAATGAGGAGTTACAAGCTCAGGAAGAAGAGATTAGACAAAATATGGAAGAATTACAAGCTACTCAAGAAGATCTTCATAGAAGTAAATCAGAACTTGAAAATGCTTATGTAGAGCTTGAAACCAAAAATGATCACCTTACAGATAGTATCAAATACGCCAAAAGGATACAGACTGCAATCCTACCTCCCGAGACTGATCTAAAAACTGTATTTCCAGAACACTTTGTAATCTATATACCTAAAGACATGGTTTCTGGGGATTTCTATTGGTTCTCACAACAAGGAAACAAATCAATAATTGCTACAGTTGACTGTACAGGTCATGGGGTACCAGGTGCATTTATGTCTATGATTGGTAATGCTCACCTAAATCAGATTGTAAATGAGCAAAAGATTACTGATCCTGCTAAAATACTTGAAAGTATGCATTATCAAGTTACTGAATCTCTTAATCAAAAAGATTCTAGAAATGTCGACGGTATGGACCTTGGTATAGCATGTATTGAGAAATGGGAAGATGGGGTAGTAAGTCTTAAGTATAGTGGAGCAAAGTGTCCATTATTCCATTATAGAAATGGTGAAGTTAAAAAATTAAACCCAGATAGAAAATCAATTGGTGGTTGGTATGAAGGAGTTACTAATACTTTCACAAACCAAGTAATGCACTTAGAAAAAGGTGATATTATATATCTTACAACTGATGGTTTTATTGATGCAGCAAATTCAAAAAGAAGAAGGTTTGGTAGTAAGAGATTAAAAGAACTAATCAAAACTAATGGTCATAAACCTACTTATGAGCAAAAATTAGTCTTTGAAAATACTCTCCAAGACCATCAACAGAATTCAGATCAGCGAGATGATATTACTTTTATTGC
- a CDS encoding DUF3592 domain-containing protein, which produces MGIVISIIIVLLAVAVYLYLVSKNKQKIQNAVETTGEIMGFEEINQPSVKSLVIPGENSENEKFYPIIRFRVQGAQMVRFRAQTGYNKPLPFKEGDTVNIEYEAENPLIARIKD; this is translated from the coding sequence ATGGGTATTGTTATTTCTATTATTATTGTACTTCTAGCTGTAGCAGTTTATCTATATCTAGTAAGTAAAAACAAGCAAAAAATACAGAATGCTGTAGAAACAACTGGAGAAATTATGGGCTTTGAGGAAATTAACCAACCAAGTGTTAAATCATTAGTAATTCCAGGAGAAAACAGTGAGAATGAAAAATTTTACCCTATTATTCGCTTTAGAGTTCAAGGAGCACAAATGGTTAGGTTTAGAGCGCAAACTGGTTATAACAAACCTCTTCCTTTTAAAGAAGGTGATACAGTAAATATTGAGTATGAAGCAGAAAACCCACTTATTGCACGAATAAAAGATTAA